A portion of the Acidisarcina polymorpha genome contains these proteins:
- a CDS encoding DNA-3-methyladenine glycosylase family protein — translation MVTGRRGVRYDAELACRQLGAADPKLGRLIGEAGAFSLRLKSSHSPFEALLESIIYQQLHGKAAAAILRRLLNVFGDLHPSPEHILAAPEEQLRSAGVSQGKVLALRDLAAKTIDGTVPTLARIRRMSDEDIIEHLTQVRGIGPWTVEMLLIFRLGRPDVLPVSDYGVRKGFALTFRRIPKNKPFSNDLLPKPEEMLRRAQKWRPWRSVASWYLWRACDLAGKASPPPD, via the coding sequence ATGGTGACCGGGCGTCGCGGAGTTCGCTACGATGCGGAGCTGGCCTGCCGGCAGCTCGGCGCCGCCGACCCCAAACTGGGCCGCCTGATTGGCGAGGCCGGAGCGTTCTCGCTGCGCTTGAAGAGCTCGCATTCCCCTTTCGAAGCGTTGCTGGAGTCGATCATCTACCAGCAGCTCCACGGAAAAGCGGCGGCGGCGATCCTGCGCCGGTTGCTGAATGTCTTCGGCGATCTGCACCCGTCGCCGGAACACATTCTTGCTGCTCCCGAGGAGCAGCTGCGTTCGGCCGGAGTATCGCAGGGAAAGGTCCTGGCCCTGCGCGATCTCGCCGCCAAGACCATCGATGGCACCGTCCCTACGCTGGCCCGGATCCGCCGCATGAGCGACGAAGACATCATCGAACACCTCACTCAAGTGCGCGGCATCGGTCCCTGGACGGTCGAGATGCTGCTTATCTTTCGCCTTGGCCGGCCGGATGTGTTGCCGGTCAGCGACTATGGAGTACGCAAAGGCTTTGCCCTCACCTTTCGCCGTATCCCTAAGAACAAGCCCTTTTCGAACGACCTGCTCCCGAAACCGGAAGAGATGCTTCGCCGGGCGCAGAAGTGGCGGCCCTGGCGCTCGGTCGCGAGCTGGTATCTGTGGCGCGCCTGCGACCTGGCCGGGAAAGCCTCACCCCCGCCCGACTAG
- a CDS encoding cytochrome c3 family protein: MAQIFDRSSNALARASLVLTGLIVIALGVTLDQLQRSPWVTRQGQRADQPVPFSHKHHVMGLGIQCQYCHTSVEKSSYAGIPPTKTCMNCHSQIWTNANLLEPVRHSWATGESITWTKVHDLPDYAYFNHEIHVNKGLGCSSCHGRVDLMPIMYQQNTLQMEWCLNCHRNPAKNLRPTSEIYNMAWTGPSTDSPVWCGSTESKSGVPTAQTVSCTTLNPAEGGVRVAALQMPEGAASSQITDPGTHQAATVSDSGAASLPLPPVTYVKFTDQDKLGHYLADQYHIRTPRELSSCEVCHR; the protein is encoded by the coding sequence ATGGCGCAGATTTTTGACCGAAGCTCGAACGCGTTGGCCCGCGCGAGCCTGGTTTTGACAGGGCTGATTGTGATCGCCCTGGGCGTGACCCTTGACCAGTTGCAGCGCTCGCCGTGGGTCACCCGGCAGGGACAACGAGCGGACCAGCCGGTTCCGTTTAGCCACAAACACCATGTCATGGGTCTCGGGATCCAGTGTCAGTACTGTCATACGTCGGTGGAGAAGTCGAGCTATGCTGGCATTCCGCCTACCAAGACGTGTATGAATTGCCATTCGCAGATCTGGACGAACGCCAATCTGCTCGAGCCAGTCCGGCACAGCTGGGCCACCGGGGAGTCGATCACCTGGACGAAGGTCCATGATTTGCCTGATTATGCTTACTTCAATCACGAGATCCATGTGAACAAGGGGCTCGGCTGTTCAAGCTGTCACGGCCGGGTAGACCTGATGCCGATCATGTATCAGCAGAACACTCTGCAAATGGAATGGTGCCTCAACTGTCACCGCAATCCGGCCAAAAACCTGCGTCCGACCAGCGAAATTTACAACATGGCCTGGACCGGCCCCTCCACTGACAGTCCGGTATGGTGTGGATCCACGGAGAGCAAGAGCGGTGTCCCGACGGCCCAAACCGTCAGCTGCACCACGTTAAATCCAGCCGAAGGCGGGGTTCGAGTCGCCGCTCTGCAGATGCCTGAAGGGGCAGCCAGCTCCCAGATTACAGATCCCGGAACCCACCAGGCGGCGACTGTCAGTGACTCTGGAGCTGCTTCGCTTCCGCTGCCTCCGGTCACTTACGTGAAGTTCACCGATCAGGACAAGCTTGGACATTATCTCGCCGATCAATATCACATTCGAACACCGCGCGAGCTCAGCAGTTGCGAGGTCTGTCACCGATGA